The following proteins are co-located in the Syngnathus scovelli strain Florida chromosome 21, RoL_Ssco_1.2, whole genome shotgun sequence genome:
- the lcmt1 gene encoding leucine carboxyl methyltransferase 1 isoform X3 — protein sequence MIQDTDTSDEAVRATCDDATACKRFAISKGYWKDPYIQYFVRSIGERKAPEINRGYYGRVKGVNHLLDAFIRKTECDCQIINLGAGLDTAFWRLKDEDLLPNKYFEIDFPTVVARKIHYIKSKPHLSKPIIETHSTDSLLLDAHSLDSDRYCIIGVDLRDVATLDEKLKKFHLNPELPTLLLSECVLVYMTPTQSSNLVRWAADTFHTAMFINYEQVNMSDRFGQVMIENLQRRQCTLAGVDVCRSLDSQKDRFLRSGWDHADALDMVTVYSLLPQDDVARIERLEFLDEKELLQQLLQHYSICWATKDRHSLGLSTLAF from the exons atgATACAAG ACACGGACACTTCCGATGAAGCAGTGAGGGCAACGTGTGATGATGCCACGGCGTGCAAAAG GTTCGCCATTAGTAAAGGCTACTGGAAAGATCCTTACATCCAATATTTTGTGAGATCTATTGGTGAGCGGAAGGCACCCGAAATCAATCGAG GTTATTATGGCCGCGTTAAAGGTGTCAACCATCTCCTTGATGCATTCATAAGGAAAACAGAATGTGATTGTCAAATCATCAATCTTGGTGCTGGGCTGGACACCGCCTTCTGGAGACTTAAG GATGAAGACCTTCTGCCCAATAAGTATTTTGAAATTGACTTTCCTACTGTTGTGGCCAGGAAAATCCACTATATAAA GTCCAAACCACACTTGTCCAAGCCCATCATCGAAACCCATTCAACAGATTCCTTGCTACTAG ACGCCCACAGCCTTGACTCCGATCGATATTGTATCATCGGCGTGGATCTTCGAGACGTAGCTACCTTGGATGAGAAGTTGAAAAAGTTCCATCTTAACCCAGA GTTGCCTACATTGCTGCTTTCAGAATGTGTGCTGGTTTACATGACACCCACTCAGTCCTCCAATTTAGTTCGCTGGGCTGCAGACACCTTTCACACTGCCATGTTCATCAACTacgaacag GTGAACATGAGCGACCGGTTTGGCCAGGTGATGATTGAGAACCTGCAGCGGCGTCAGTGCACGCTGGCTGGTGTCGATGTATGCCGATCTCTGGACTCTCAG AAGGATCGATTTCTCAGGTCTGGCTGGGATCACGCCGATGCTCTGGATATGGTGACGGTCTACAGTTTGCTTCCACAGGATGATGTGGCAAG AATCGAGCGATTAGAGTTCCTCGATGAGAAGGAACTTTTGCAGCAACTCCTTCAGCACTACAGCATCTGCTGGGCCACCAAGGACAGGCACAGTCTGg GTTTGTCAACTCTGGCGTTTTGA
- the lcmt1 gene encoding leucine carboxyl methyltransferase 1 isoform X2, which translates to MATRHPFTDTDTSDEAVRATCDDATACKRFAISKGYWKDPYIQYFVRSIGERKAPEINRGYYGRVKGVNHLLDAFIRKTECDCQIINLGAGLDTAFWRLKDEDLLPNKYFEIDFPTVVARKIHYIKSKPHLSKPIIETHSTDSLLLDAHSLDSDRYCIIGVDLRDVATLDEKLKKFHLNPELPTLLLSECVLVYMTPTQSSNLVRWAADTFHTAMFINYEQVNMSDRFGQVMIENLQRRQCTLAGVDVCRSLDSQDRFLRSGWDHADALDMVTVYSLLPQDDVARIERLEFLDEKELLQQLLQHYSICWATKDRHSLGLSTLAF; encoded by the exons ATGGCAACTCGGCACCCCTTCACAGACACGGACACTTCCGATGAAGCAGTGAGGGCAACGTGTGATGATGCCACGGCGTGCAAAAG GTTCGCCATTAGTAAAGGCTACTGGAAAGATCCTTACATCCAATATTTTGTGAGATCTATTGGTGAGCGGAAGGCACCCGAAATCAATCGAG GTTATTATGGCCGCGTTAAAGGTGTCAACCATCTCCTTGATGCATTCATAAGGAAAACAGAATGTGATTGTCAAATCATCAATCTTGGTGCTGGGCTGGACACCGCCTTCTGGAGACTTAAG GATGAAGACCTTCTGCCCAATAAGTATTTTGAAATTGACTTTCCTACTGTTGTGGCCAGGAAAATCCACTATATAAA GTCCAAACCACACTTGTCCAAGCCCATCATCGAAACCCATTCAACAGATTCCTTGCTACTAG ACGCCCACAGCCTTGACTCCGATCGATATTGTATCATCGGCGTGGATCTTCGAGACGTAGCTACCTTGGATGAGAAGTTGAAAAAGTTCCATCTTAACCCAGA GTTGCCTACATTGCTGCTTTCAGAATGTGTGCTGGTTTACATGACACCCACTCAGTCCTCCAATTTAGTTCGCTGGGCTGCAGACACCTTTCACACTGCCATGTTCATCAACTacgaacag GTGAACATGAGCGACCGGTTTGGCCAGGTGATGATTGAGAACCTGCAGCGGCGTCAGTGCACGCTGGCTGGTGTCGATGTATGCCGATCTCTGGACTCTCAG GATCGATTTCTCAGGTCTGGCTGGGATCACGCCGATGCTCTGGATATGGTGACGGTCTACAGTTTGCTTCCACAGGATGATGTGGCAAG AATCGAGCGATTAGAGTTCCTCGATGAGAAGGAACTTTTGCAGCAACTCCTTCAGCACTACAGCATCTGCTGGGCCACCAAGGACAGGCACAGTCTGg GTTTGTCAACTCTGGCGTTTTGA
- the lcmt1 gene encoding leucine carboxyl methyltransferase 1 isoform X1: MATRHPFTDTDTSDEAVRATCDDATACKRFAISKGYWKDPYIQYFVRSIGERKAPEINRGYYGRVKGVNHLLDAFIRKTECDCQIINLGAGLDTAFWRLKDEDLLPNKYFEIDFPTVVARKIHYIKSKPHLSKPIIETHSTDSLLLDAHSLDSDRYCIIGVDLRDVATLDEKLKKFHLNPELPTLLLSECVLVYMTPTQSSNLVRWAADTFHTAMFINYEQVNMSDRFGQVMIENLQRRQCTLAGVDVCRSLDSQKDRFLRSGWDHADALDMVTVYSLLPQDDVARIERLEFLDEKELLQQLLQHYSICWATKDRHSLGLSTLAF, from the exons ATGGCAACTCGGCACCCCTTCACAGACACGGACACTTCCGATGAAGCAGTGAGGGCAACGTGTGATGATGCCACGGCGTGCAAAAG GTTCGCCATTAGTAAAGGCTACTGGAAAGATCCTTACATCCAATATTTTGTGAGATCTATTGGTGAGCGGAAGGCACCCGAAATCAATCGAG GTTATTATGGCCGCGTTAAAGGTGTCAACCATCTCCTTGATGCATTCATAAGGAAAACAGAATGTGATTGTCAAATCATCAATCTTGGTGCTGGGCTGGACACCGCCTTCTGGAGACTTAAG GATGAAGACCTTCTGCCCAATAAGTATTTTGAAATTGACTTTCCTACTGTTGTGGCCAGGAAAATCCACTATATAAA GTCCAAACCACACTTGTCCAAGCCCATCATCGAAACCCATTCAACAGATTCCTTGCTACTAG ACGCCCACAGCCTTGACTCCGATCGATATTGTATCATCGGCGTGGATCTTCGAGACGTAGCTACCTTGGATGAGAAGTTGAAAAAGTTCCATCTTAACCCAGA GTTGCCTACATTGCTGCTTTCAGAATGTGTGCTGGTTTACATGACACCCACTCAGTCCTCCAATTTAGTTCGCTGGGCTGCAGACACCTTTCACACTGCCATGTTCATCAACTacgaacag GTGAACATGAGCGACCGGTTTGGCCAGGTGATGATTGAGAACCTGCAGCGGCGTCAGTGCACGCTGGCTGGTGTCGATGTATGCCGATCTCTGGACTCTCAG AAGGATCGATTTCTCAGGTCTGGCTGGGATCACGCCGATGCTCTGGATATGGTGACGGTCTACAGTTTGCTTCCACAGGATGATGTGGCAAG AATCGAGCGATTAGAGTTCCTCGATGAGAAGGAACTTTTGCAGCAACTCCTTCAGCACTACAGCATCTGCTGGGCCACCAAGGACAGGCACAGTCTGg GTTTGTCAACTCTGGCGTTTTGA
- the LOC125990896 gene encoding RNA-binding protein with serine-rich domain 1-A isoform X1: protein MICWLLLLGHFLPASCETCVPSPIKKEDDKGKQKDKRKSTASKDVAEKDQGKVKSQTRRGASSGSSSSSSSSGSGSSSSSSTSSSGSSSSRSSSSSSSSPSPNRQRQNRRRSPSKSKVVKKDDRDRDRRRRSPASKPTKVYLGRLTRNVIKVTQNRYAWRLGVREHVQEIFSTYGKIKMIDMPMNRIHPHLSKGYAYIEFETPEEAEKALKHMDGGQIDGQEITVIAVLTPTVRPPPRRISPPRRMPPPPPMWRRSPPRMRRRSPRSPRRRSPVRRRSRSPDRRRHQSRSSSNSSR from the exons ATGATTTGCTGGTTGCTTCTTCTTGGGCATTTCCTGCCGGCTTCGTGTGAGACATG TGTGCCTTCGCCAATCAAAAAGGAGGATGACAAGGGTAAGCAAAAAGATAAACGGAAATCAACAGCCTCAAAAGATGTGGCTGAAAAAGATCAGGGCAAAGTGAAGAGCCAAACACGCCGCGGTGCTTCAAGTGGGAGCAGCAG TTCAAGTTCTAGTAGCGGCTCGGGTTCAAGTTCCAGCTCATCCACAAGCTCCTCCGGTTCTTCGAGCTCCCGCTCATCctcatcatcgtcgtcctcgCCAAGCCCCAACCGACAACGACAAAACAGACGGCGCTCCCCCTCAAA GTCCAAAGTGGTCAAGAAAGACGATCGGGATCGGGACCGGCGACGGAGAAGTCCTGCTTCAAAACCTACCAAGGTCTACCTGGGCCGGCTGACAAGAAATGTCATCAAGGTTACTCAAAACAGATATGCATGGAGATTAGGAGTCagg GAACATGTCCAGGAGATTTTCTCCACTTACGGCAAGATCAAGATGATTGACATGCCCATGAACCGGATTCACCCTCATCTGTCTAAGGGCTACGCCTACatcgagtttgagacccctgaggAAGCGGAGAAGGCACTCAAACACATGGATGGAG GGCAGATTGACGGTCAGGAGATTACAGTCATAGCCGTCCTGACTCCTACAGTGCGGCCCCCACCTCGGAGGATTTCGCCTCCCCGCAGAATGCCGCCTCCACCGCCGATGTGGCGACGTTCTCCGCCTCGAATGAGGAGGAG GTCTCCCCGGTCGCCAAGGCGACGCTCTCCAGTGCGGCGTAGGTCTCGATCACCTGACCGCCGTCGCCACCAGTCCCGGTCCAGTTCCAACTCCTCCCGCTAA
- the LOC125990896 gene encoding RNA-binding protein with serine-rich domain 1 isoform X3 has protein sequence MICWLLLLGHFLPASCETCVPSPIKKEDDKGKQKDKRKSTASKDVAEKDQGKVKSQTRRGASSGSSSSSSSSGSGSSSSSSTSSSGSSSSRSSSSSSSSPSPNRQRQNRRRSPSKSKVVKKDDRDRDRRRRSPASKPTKVYLGRLTRNVIKEHVQEIFSTYGKIKMIDMPMNRIHPHLSKGYAYIEFETPEEAEKALKHMDGGQIDGQEITVIAVLTPTVRPPPRRISPPRRMPPPPPMWRRSPPRMRRRSPRSPRRRSPVRRRSRSPDRRRHQSRSSSNSSR, from the exons ATGATTTGCTGGTTGCTTCTTCTTGGGCATTTCCTGCCGGCTTCGTGTGAGACATG TGTGCCTTCGCCAATCAAAAAGGAGGATGACAAGGGTAAGCAAAAAGATAAACGGAAATCAACAGCCTCAAAAGATGTGGCTGAAAAAGATCAGGGCAAAGTGAAGAGCCAAACACGCCGCGGTGCTTCAAGTGGGAGCAGCAG TTCAAGTTCTAGTAGCGGCTCGGGTTCAAGTTCCAGCTCATCCACAAGCTCCTCCGGTTCTTCGAGCTCCCGCTCATCctcatcatcgtcgtcctcgCCAAGCCCCAACCGACAACGACAAAACAGACGGCGCTCCCCCTCAAA GTCCAAAGTGGTCAAGAAAGACGATCGGGATCGGGACCGGCGACGGAGAAGTCCTGCTTCAAAACCTACCAAGGTCTACCTGGGCCGGCTGACAAGAAATGTCATCAAG GAACATGTCCAGGAGATTTTCTCCACTTACGGCAAGATCAAGATGATTGACATGCCCATGAACCGGATTCACCCTCATCTGTCTAAGGGCTACGCCTACatcgagtttgagacccctgaggAAGCGGAGAAGGCACTCAAACACATGGATGGAG GGCAGATTGACGGTCAGGAGATTACAGTCATAGCCGTCCTGACTCCTACAGTGCGGCCCCCACCTCGGAGGATTTCGCCTCCCCGCAGAATGCCGCCTCCACCGCCGATGTGGCGACGTTCTCCGCCTCGAATGAGGAGGAG GTCTCCCCGGTCGCCAAGGCGACGCTCTCCAGTGCGGCGTAGGTCTCGATCACCTGACCGCCGTCGCCACCAGTCCCGGTCCAGTTCCAACTCCTCCCGCTAA
- the LOC125990896 gene encoding RNA-binding protein with serine-rich domain 1 isoform X2 codes for MGLDLQIVPSPIKKEDDKGKQKDKRKSTASKDVAEKDQGKVKSQTRRGASSGSSSSSSSSGSGSSSSSSTSSSGSSSSRSSSSSSSSPSPNRQRQNRRRSPSKSKVVKKDDRDRDRRRRSPASKPTKVYLGRLTRNVIKVTQNRYAWRLGVREHVQEIFSTYGKIKMIDMPMNRIHPHLSKGYAYIEFETPEEAEKALKHMDGGQIDGQEITVIAVLTPTVRPPPRRISPPRRMPPPPPMWRRSPPRMRRRSPRSPRRRSPVRRRSRSPDRRRHQSRSSSNSSR; via the exons ATGGGTCTTGATTTACAAAT TGTGCCTTCGCCAATCAAAAAGGAGGATGACAAGGGTAAGCAAAAAGATAAACGGAAATCAACAGCCTCAAAAGATGTGGCTGAAAAAGATCAGGGCAAAGTGAAGAGCCAAACACGCCGCGGTGCTTCAAGTGGGAGCAGCAG TTCAAGTTCTAGTAGCGGCTCGGGTTCAAGTTCCAGCTCATCCACAAGCTCCTCCGGTTCTTCGAGCTCCCGCTCATCctcatcatcgtcgtcctcgCCAAGCCCCAACCGACAACGACAAAACAGACGGCGCTCCCCCTCAAA GTCCAAAGTGGTCAAGAAAGACGATCGGGATCGGGACCGGCGACGGAGAAGTCCTGCTTCAAAACCTACCAAGGTCTACCTGGGCCGGCTGACAAGAAATGTCATCAAGGTTACTCAAAACAGATATGCATGGAGATTAGGAGTCagg GAACATGTCCAGGAGATTTTCTCCACTTACGGCAAGATCAAGATGATTGACATGCCCATGAACCGGATTCACCCTCATCTGTCTAAGGGCTACGCCTACatcgagtttgagacccctgaggAAGCGGAGAAGGCACTCAAACACATGGATGGAG GGCAGATTGACGGTCAGGAGATTACAGTCATAGCCGTCCTGACTCCTACAGTGCGGCCCCCACCTCGGAGGATTTCGCCTCCCCGCAGAATGCCGCCTCCACCGCCGATGTGGCGACGTTCTCCGCCTCGAATGAGGAGGAG GTCTCCCCGGTCGCCAAGGCGACGCTCTCCAGTGCGGCGTAGGTCTCGATCACCTGACCGCCGTCGCCACCAGTCCCGGTCCAGTTCCAACTCCTCCCGCTAA
- the LOC125990897 gene encoding solute carrier family 2, facilitated glucose transporter member 11 has protein sequence MADPDLRAQLRTVMVASSAMMLCGNDSIYFYASYIFLQADIPADKIQYATIGTGASELTASILSNLLIERVGRRCLLVGGYTLMSCWAIVFTVALTLQKQGVEGMPYLSMACVFAYILSFGLGPAGVTGILPAEIFDQSARPAAYMVAGSLMWLSLFLVGMIFPFIVKSLGSLCLLPFLAVCLLSAVFLGLTVPETKGKSLAEITEEFDKKNKRKIRAKRLDKPTEEFNMQEEVTSFSSLPEGLDLED, from the exons ATGGCG GATCCTGACCTACGAGCTCAACTCCGGACTGTCATGGTGGCGAGCAGCGCCATGATGCTCTGCGGCAATGACTCCATCTACTTCTACGCGTCCTATATCTTCCTTCAGGCGGACATCCCTGCTGATAAAATCCAATACGCCACCATCGGCACAGGCGCGTCTGAACTGACGGCTTCCATCTTGAGCAACCTCTTGATTGAACGAGTAGGCCGCAGGTGTCTCCTGGTTGGCGGCTACACTCTTATGTCGTGTTGGGCCATCGTCTTCACTGTCGCCCTCACGCTCCAAAAACAAGGAGTTGAAGGAATGCCTTACCTCAGCATGGCGTGTGTGTTCGCCTATATCCTTAGCTTCGGCTTGGGCCCGGCTGGCGTGACCGGGATCCTGCCTGCGGAGATTTTCGACCAATCAGCTCGGCCGGCGGCTTACATGGTCGCCGGGTCGCTCATGTGGCTCAGTCTGTTCTTAGTAGGAATGATTTTTCCTTTCATCGTTAAGAGTCTGGGTAGCCTCTGCTTGCTGCCATTCTTAGCTGTGTGTTTACTGTCGGCCGTGTTTTTGGGGCTCACGGTCCCGGAGACTAAAGGCAAGAGCCTGGCTGAGATCACAGAAGAATTCGATAAAAAGAATAAACGGAAAATACGGGCGAAACGATTGGACAAGCCAACGGAGGAGTTCAACATGCAAGAGGAAGTCACCAGCTTCTCTTCCTTACCAGAAGGTCTTGACCTTGAGGACTGA
- the LOC125991400 gene encoding transmembrane protein 100, translating into MGCSSGRQPPASVLHPDLDCSHGSEANTLPQDSENQNFNSSASVDGAEVKPPESHPTLERLAQATGGTEKSWYRCVFPFGVISLVIGMAGTGVTFTFNNLLQTKVVSVALLCIGVVMLLVAAVCWRAHRLRRRKKKEGGFFTTDLGTL; encoded by the coding sequence ATGGGCTGCTCCTCCGGACGCCAACCCCCTGCCTCGGTCCTTCACCCAGACCTGGACTGCAGCCACGGCAGTGAGGCAAACACCTTACCCCAGGACTCTGAAAACCAGAATTTCAACAGCTCCGCAAGTGTGGATGGAGCAGAAGTCAAACCTCCGGAGTCTCACCCGACATTGGAGCGGCTGGCTCAAGCGACGGGCGGCACTGAAAAGTCCTGGTATCGCTGCGTGTTTCCTTTCGGGGTGATCTCGCTGGTTATCGGGATGGCGGGCACGGGTGTGACGTTCACTTTCAACAATCTGCTCCAGACCAAAGTGGTGTCAGTGGCGTTGCTTTGCATCGGTGTCGTGATGCTGCTGGTGGCTGCCGTTTGTTGGCGAGCCCACAGATTGAGAAGGAGGAAAAAGAAGGAGGGGGGGTTCTTCACCACTGATCTGGGTACTTTGTGA